A single uncultured Acetobacterium sp. DNA region contains:
- a CDS encoding ABC transporter permease → MLKESIKMALENIVSNKMRSFLTMLGIIIGVGSVIALITIVSGATSTVTDQVASMGANTVTIQVQGTPLKQGLTQGDVNKISELSNIEGIAPTISGKTTVAFDGKTMDEITLQGKNDVYFENTEDVISSGRIINTIDTENKSRVALIGNDIAKELYVGKNPIGQEIKIGGITYNVIGILQESDSFASADTNNSVIIPYTTAMGVVGAKYINSLTVYIADESLADTTTRQIEGVLTKAFNGDEDGYSIVNMQSILETIQSMTSILSMMLGGIASISLVVGGIGIMNMMLVSVTERTSEIGLRKALGAEPKQIQLQFLIESVVLCLIGGVIGFILGVSLAWVVANLIGTSFALTASTVVLAIGFSAVIGVVFGFMPARKASRLNPIDALRSI, encoded by the coding sequence ATGCTTAAAGAAAGTATTAAAATGGCACTAGAAAATATTGTCAGCAATAAAATGCGGTCCTTTCTCACCATGCTGGGCATTATTATTGGGGTCGGATCGGTGATTGCGTTGATTACCATTGTTTCTGGTGCAACCAGTACCGTCACTGATCAGGTCGCCTCGATGGGTGCCAATACAGTAACCATCCAGGTTCAGGGAACACCCTTGAAACAGGGGCTGACCCAGGGCGATGTTAACAAAATCTCTGAACTGTCAAACATCGAAGGGATTGCCCCAACTATTTCTGGAAAAACAACGGTAGCATTTGATGGTAAGACCATGGATGAAATTACCCTCCAGGGAAAGAATGATGTTTATTTTGAAAACACAGAAGATGTCATTTCGTCGGGACGAATCATTAACACGATTGATACCGAAAATAAAAGCCGGGTGGCGTTGATCGGAAATGACATTGCCAAGGAACTCTATGTCGGGAAAAACCCCATTGGACAAGAAATAAAAATCGGTGGGATTACCTATAACGTCATCGGGATTTTACAGGAATCGGACAGTTTTGCCTCGGCAGATACCAATAATTCGGTGATTATTCCCTATACCACCGCCATGGGCGTGGTGGGTGCAAAATATATTAACAGTTTGACGGTTTATATTGCTGACGAATCGCTTGCAGATACGACCACCCGGCAAATTGAAGGGGTCTTAACAAAAGCCTTTAATGGTGACGAAGATGGTTATTCCATTGTGAATATGCAAAGTATTCTGGAAACCATTCAAAGCATGACCAGCATTCTTTCGATGATGCTAGGAGGAATCGCCTCGATTTCACTCGTGGTGGGGGGCATTGGGATTATGAATATGATGTTGGTTTCAGTCACTGAACGCACCAGTGAAATTGGTTTGCGTAAGGCTTTGGGAGCAGAACCGAAACAGATTCAGCTGCAGTTTCTGATTGAGTCGGTGGTGCTTTGCCTGATCGGTGGCGTTATTGGCTTTATCTTGGGGGTCAGCCTGGCCTGGGTGGTGGCCAACCTGATCGGTACCAGCTTCGCCCTGACGGCATCCACGGTCGTTTTAGCGATTGGCTTTTCAGCCGTTATCGGCGTTGTTTTTGGTTTTATGCCGGCCCGCAAAGCTTCCCGTCTCAACCCCATTGATGCCCTGCGAAGTATTTAG
- a CDS encoding ABC transporter ATP-binding protein, translating into MSEKILEMKDLVKTYIMGDEEQVVLKGIDLEINRGDFLSVLGPSGSGKSTLMNIIGCLDVPTSGIYYLSGELIRDLPEAALSHIRNREIGFIFQQFQLLPRLSAQKNVELPLIYAGVSEKERQERSAHILERVGLAEKMKNRPNQLSGGQQQRVAIARALVTEPTILLADEPTGALDQQTGHQIMELFKELYQEGKTIVMITHDADVAKNGSRIVRIVDGNLSEGVYNA; encoded by the coding sequence ATGTCCGAAAAAATATTGGAAATGAAAGATTTGGTCAAAACTTATATCATGGGAGATGAGGAGCAGGTGGTGTTAAAAGGGATTGATCTGGAAATCAATCGGGGCGATTTCCTTTCGGTATTGGGGCCATCAGGTTCGGGGAAATCCACCTTAATGAATATCATTGGTTGCCTGGATGTGCCGACCAGCGGAATTTATTATCTGTCAGGAGAACTAATTCGGGATCTGCCGGAGGCAGCTCTTTCCCATATCCGCAACCGGGAAATCGGCTTTATCTTTCAGCAGTTCCAATTACTGCCGCGGCTATCGGCCCAGAAAAATGTGGAGCTGCCACTTATTTATGCTGGCGTGTCTGAGAAAGAACGGCAGGAACGCAGTGCCCACATTTTAGAGCGGGTGGGGCTGGCAGAAAAAATGAAGAACCGACCCAATCAGTTATCGGGCGGCCAGCAGCAACGGGTTGCCATTGCCAGAGCGCTTGTTACCGAGCCAACGATTCTGTTAGCAGATGAACCCACCGGAGCCCTGGATCAACAGACCGGTCATCAGATTATGGAACTTTTTAAAGAGCTTTATCAAGAAGGAAAAACCATTGTCATGATCACCCATGATGCTGATGTAGCAAAAAATGGCAGCCGAATTGTCCGGATTGTCGATGGGAATCTCAGTGAGGGGGTATACAATGCTTAA
- a CDS encoding HlyD family efflux transporter periplasmic adaptor subunit has protein sequence MKKGNTKKLIIGSVVGVLIIVGGFLGYQVWANADEGQYTETKVSVGNIVNDNRFSGVIESQSREDITAASSQKINEFYVSEGEQVEEDTDLYETSTGEVISATKNGEVSKIYFKEDDTVPAGGKVMDIVDFTNLQVSIKVDEYQLSSIAVGSPVTINIDSIGRSVQGTVSEISREAKNENGVAYFTAIVDFQGDSQIRVGMNAEVVIVKESVQNTVTVPVDAIQFGASNETYVLIKSESDKTEDRPVTTGITDGVNIQITAGLTENEVILIPMIATTDTSTFQRPSSSGGN, from the coding sequence ATGAAAAAAGGAAACACAAAAAAGTTAATTATTGGCAGTGTTGTTGGGGTGTTAATTATTGTTGGAGGATTTCTGGGATATCAGGTTTGGGCAAATGCTGATGAAGGACAGTATACCGAGACCAAGGTTTCAGTCGGAAATATTGTGAATGACAATCGTTTTTCAGGGGTTATTGAAAGCCAGTCCCGGGAAGATATCACGGCTGCAAGTTCTCAAAAAATAAATGAGTTTTATGTCAGTGAGGGCGAGCAGGTTGAAGAAGATACGGATCTTTATGAAACATCAACGGGAGAAGTGATCAGTGCTACAAAAAACGGAGAGGTATCAAAAATTTACTTTAAAGAAGATGACACAGTGCCTGCCGGGGGAAAAGTTATGGATATTGTTGATTTCACTAACTTACAGGTTAGTATCAAAGTAGATGAATACCAATTGTCCAGCATCGCCGTCGGTTCGCCGGTAACAATTAACATTGACAGCATTGGGCGCAGTGTTCAGGGAACTGTCAGTGAAATCAGCCGGGAAGCAAAAAACGAAAACGGGGTTGCCTATTTTACCGCAATCGTGGATTTTCAGGGCGATTCACAAATTCGCGTCGGCATGAATGCCGAAGTCGTTATTGTTAAAGAAAGTGTCCAAAATACAGTGACAGTTCCGGTGGATGCAATTCAATTTGGGGCAAGTAACGAGACCTATGTTCTAATCAAAAGCGAATCTGACAAAACAGAGGATCGCCCAGTGACCACGGGCATTACCGATGGTGTCAACATTCAAATAACCGCAGGGCTCACCGAGAATGAGGTTATTTTAATTCCCATGATCGCGACCACCGACACATCAACCTTCCAAAGACCTTCATCAAGTGGTGGCAACTAA
- a CDS encoding glycosyltransferase family 2 protein codes for MVSQIFTLLFILGIPFFIYGIYYLGIGLFGYTKHNKYTISPPKNRIAVVIAARNEAAVIGNLIESLHQQDYPQELMDVYVIPNNCTDNTKEVALEHGAKIMTCTGEVKSKGAALSQFFDYTFSENDIYDAFCIFDADNLADKHFISAMNNVIESGEKIAQGYRDSKNPDDSWISGCQSVFYWTLNRFMNLARHKLGWSATLNGTGFMMHADVIRKEGFKTFSLTEDIEFTTQCIIKGYRVAWVPEAITFDEHPITFDQSWSQRKRWSTGTIQCFNRYSQQLIDCMINDKNRCAMDMLMFLVSPFMQVLTCIYTICSFIILGMLFLTTSVWSNALTFAILFSIGGVVFSVVFTAMVLWLEGKKIRQVNNISIFSFWFYLVSWIPINVLCFVKPIDIWEPIEHTKSIKISQLVD; via the coding sequence ATGGTTTCACAAATTTTTACCCTGTTATTTATTCTAGGCATCCCGTTTTTTATTTATGGTATCTACTACTTAGGTATCGGACTATTTGGATATACCAAACACAATAAATATACAATCTCCCCTCCCAAAAATCGCATTGCCGTGGTGATTGCCGCCCGAAACGAGGCTGCTGTTATTGGTAATCTTATCGAAAGCCTTCACCAGCAAGATTATCCACAAGAATTGATGGATGTTTATGTTATTCCCAACAATTGCACGGATAACACCAAAGAAGTCGCGCTTGAACATGGTGCTAAGATTATGACTTGTACCGGCGAAGTCAAATCCAAGGGAGCCGCCCTCTCGCAATTTTTTGATTATACTTTCAGCGAAAATGATATTTATGATGCATTTTGTATTTTCGATGCCGATAATTTGGCTGACAAACATTTTATTTCGGCTATGAATAATGTCATCGAGTCCGGCGAAAAAATTGCTCAAGGTTACCGTGACAGTAAAAACCCAGATGATTCCTGGATATCCGGCTGTCAATCAGTGTTTTACTGGACATTAAATCGTTTCATGAATCTGGCGCGTCATAAATTGGGTTGGTCCGCCACCTTAAACGGAACCGGATTTATGATGCATGCCGATGTGATCAGAAAAGAAGGGTTTAAGACCTTCAGCCTTACCGAAGATATTGAATTTACGACACAGTGTATCATTAAAGGCTACCGGGTCGCCTGGGTTCCTGAAGCGATCACTTTCGATGAACATCCGATCACCTTTGATCAATCCTGGTCTCAGCGCAAACGTTGGTCCACCGGTACCATTCAGTGTTTTAACCGATATTCTCAACAATTGATTGACTGTATGATCAACGACAAAAACCGTTGTGCCATGGATATGCTGATGTTTCTGGTATCTCCCTTTATGCAAGTACTGACCTGTATTTATACCATTTGTTCATTTATTATTCTGGGAATGCTGTTTCTGACAACCAGTGTCTGGTCTAATGCTTTGACCTTTGCGATCCTCTTTTCGATTGGTGGTGTCGTGTTCAGTGTCGTGTTTACCGCGATGGTTTTATGGCTGGAAGGCAAGAAAATTCGTCAGGTCAATAATATTTCGATTTTTTCTTTTTGGTTTTATCTGGTTTCCTGGATTCCTATCAATGTCCTATGTTTCGTTAAGCCCATTGATATCTGGGAACCCATTGAACATACCAAAAGTATTAAGATCTCTCAATTAGTCGATTAA
- a CDS encoding amino acid ABC transporter ATP-binding protein — translation MGKVKIKNLKKNFGDLEVLKDINLEVCEREVICIIGASGSGKSTLLRCINALEDASSGTIEVDGNDITRADGNINKYRQDIGMVFQQFNLFPHMTVLKNISFAPVALKLKTKAEAEEAALKLLRRVDLEEKANVYPEQLSGGQQQRVAIARALAMNPDVMLFDEPTSALDPEMVGEVLSVMKQLAKDGMTMIVVTHEMGFAREVADRVIFIDEGFIVEEGPPSEVFGNPKNQRTINFLNMVL, via the coding sequence ATGGGAAAAGTAAAAATTAAGAACCTGAAAAAGAATTTTGGTGACTTAGAAGTACTGAAGGATATTAACCTGGAAGTTTGTGAACGAGAAGTAATCTGTATAATAGGAGCTTCCGGTTCAGGGAAGAGTACCTTACTGCGCTGCATCAATGCCCTTGAAGACGCCAGTAGCGGTACCATCGAGGTTGATGGCAATGACATTACCAGAGCGGACGGCAATATTAATAAATATCGTCAGGATATTGGTATGGTCTTTCAGCAATTCAATCTGTTCCCGCACATGACGGTTTTGAAAAATATTTCCTTTGCGCCAGTAGCACTTAAGCTCAAAACTAAAGCAGAAGCCGAAGAAGCGGCACTAAAACTTTTGCGACGCGTTGATCTTGAGGAAAAAGCTAATGTTTATCCGGAACAGTTATCAGGTGGCCAGCAGCAGCGGGTCGCCATCGCCCGGGCTTTAGCAATGAATCCGGACGTGATGCTTTTTGATGAACCGACCTCGGCGCTCGACCCTGAAATGGTCGGAGAAGTTTTAAGCGTTATGAAACAGCTTGCCAAAGACGGAATGACCATGATCGTGGTTACCCACGAAATGGGCTTTGCCAGAGAAGTGGCTGATCGGGTCATCTTCATTGATGAAGGATTTATTGTCGAAGAAGGACCACCAAGTGAAGTCTTTGGTAATCCCAAAAATCAGCGCACTATCAATTTTCTGAATATGGTTCTATAG
- a CDS encoding amino acid ABC transporter permease translates to MNIPSLIAQYWPRLLAGLALTVEITIISLILAGILGLVFGLLSVSKRKGLRGIALVYVDIVRGTPLLVQAFFIYFGIPQVLGIQSDPVVSGIITLSLNAGGYLAEIFRGGIESISRGQMEAARSLGLPYGMAMRSVILPQAVRTMTPALINQCIITLKDTSLLSVIGVTELTQTGRLIIANNYQSFEVWAIVAAMYFIIIMILSKISKRIERKMSYGKSKN, encoded by the coding sequence GTGAATATACCATCATTAATCGCACAGTATTGGCCCCGCCTATTGGCCGGATTGGCCTTGACGGTTGAAATTACCATTATTTCCCTTATTTTAGCAGGCATTTTAGGCCTGGTATTTGGTCTCTTGTCGGTATCAAAGCGAAAAGGATTAAGAGGAATCGCACTTGTTTATGTCGATATCGTTCGAGGAACACCTTTATTGGTACAGGCATTTTTCATATACTTTGGTATTCCACAAGTGCTGGGAATTCAATCCGATCCCGTTGTTTCAGGCATTATTACCCTCAGTTTAAACGCCGGTGGCTATTTGGCCGAAATATTCAGAGGCGGTATCGAGTCCATCAGCAGAGGCCAGATGGAAGCGGCCAGAAGTTTAGGTTTGCCATATGGAATGGCCATGCGAAGCGTTATTTTGCCACAAGCTGTGCGAACCATGACCCCAGCGCTGATTAATCAATGCATTATTACTTTAAAGGATACATCGTTACTTTCTGTTATCGGGGTAACCGAATTAACCCAAACCGGAAGATTGATTATCGCTAATAATTACCAATCTTTTGAGGTATGGGCGATTGTTGCGGCGATGTACTTTATTATTATCATGATATTGTCAAAAATATCAAAACGAATTGAAAGGAAAATGTCTTATGGGAAAAGTAAAAATTAA
- a CDS encoding transporter substrate-binding domain-containing protein codes for MKRIAKLGVLVMVAAMVLSLAACSSGTKTSSDTKKYVIATDTTFKPFEYENDKGERVGIDIDLLAAIAKDQGFTYELKAVGFDAALGEVSSGQSDGMIAGMSITDERKKTFDFSDPYFDSGVVMAVSASNNAIKSYADLKGQKVAVKTGTEGATFAESIKDQYGFTTVSFPDSANMYEDVKAGNSVALFEDYPVIGDAIASGVPLKMVTDMEKGSSYGFAVKAGQNSELIKMFNTGLANLKANGEYQKILDTYIKK; via the coding sequence ATGAAAAGAATCGCAAAGCTTGGTGTTTTGGTAATGGTAGCTGCAATGGTTTTATCACTTGCTGCCTGTTCCAGTGGAACAAAAACCAGTAGTGATACAAAAAAATATGTAATCGCTACAGATACAACATTCAAACCATTTGAGTATGAAAATGACAAAGGTGAACGTGTTGGTATTGATATTGATCTGTTAGCAGCGATTGCAAAAGATCAGGGATTTACATACGAACTGAAGGCAGTTGGATTTGATGCCGCCCTGGGTGAAGTTTCTTCTGGCCAATCCGACGGGATGATCGCTGGTATGAGTATTACCGACGAACGTAAAAAAACATTTGATTTTTCAGATCCATACTTCGATTCCGGTGTTGTGATGGCAGTTTCGGCTTCAAACAATGCAATTAAGTCCTATGCCGATTTAAAAGGACAAAAAGTTGCTGTTAAAACTGGAACAGAAGGCGCAACCTTTGCTGAATCCATTAAAGATCAATATGGTTTTACAACAGTCTCTTTCCCTGACTCTGCTAATATGTATGAAGATGTCAAGGCTGGAAACTCGGTAGCCTTGTTTGAAGATTATCCAGTTATTGGGGATGCAATCGCCAGCGGTGTGCCACTTAAAATGGTTACTGACATGGAAAAAGGCAGTTCTTATGGCTTTGCAGTGAAAGCTGGTCAAAATTCAGAGTTGATCAAAATGTTTAATACTGGATTGGCTAACTTGAAAGCCAATGGCGAATATCAAAAAATTCTGGACACATATATCAAAAAATAA
- a CDS encoding LCP family protein, which produces MNNRKKSVIENRRSPAPKKKSSENSRQDTARRTKATQPQAIRKQAAQKQTMQREKTKPITLPAPVAKKKKKKNKGGWVKKFFRTLLLIIIFLMAAGFAVNAFFLGNVTSDLKGNLKQYGISDEAASFAKQHKIVNVAVFGVDGRDDVEGDRTDTIMIATADYEHSKVKVASLMRDTYVYINDKYDYDKLNAAYAYGGPTLALQTINKNFDTTITDYVTIDFNAMVSMVNAVGGVTIDLKTEEELDWVNQYLMDVNEKVTTSSPFLEKTGPQVVDGSQALAYCRVRYVGDGDFDRTLRQRTVFEQVLSKALDLNLQDQYNLVMSTLPYVQTSLSTMEMIKYAANLALMPSKDIEQSRFPTDELISLDNLDGVSYVVPNTLVENIEAFYKFIYETAYTPSDTATEISDEIETSVKGASSDSGSY; this is translated from the coding sequence TTGAATAATCGAAAAAAAAGTGTGATCGAAAATAGACGAAGCCCTGCGCCGAAAAAAAAGTCTAGCGAAAACTCAAGACAAGATACCGCCCGGCGAACCAAGGCTACCCAACCCCAAGCCATCCGCAAACAAGCAGCGCAAAAACAAACCATGCAACGTGAAAAGACCAAACCAATAACCCTTCCGGCTCCGGTGGCAAAGAAAAAGAAGAAAAAAAACAAAGGCGGTTGGGTCAAAAAATTCTTTCGAACATTATTGCTAATCATTATTTTTCTGATGGCCGCCGGTTTTGCCGTCAATGCTTTTTTCTTAGGCAATGTAACCAGTGACCTCAAGGGAAATTTAAAGCAATATGGCATCAGCGATGAAGCTGCCAGTTTTGCCAAACAGCATAAGATTGTCAATGTCGCAGTATTCGGTGTTGATGGACGCGATGATGTTGAAGGCGATCGAACTGATACGATTATGATCGCAACGGCCGATTATGAACATAGCAAGGTCAAAGTCGCTTCGCTGATGCGCGACACCTATGTTTATATTAATGATAAATACGACTATGATAAACTCAATGCTGCCTATGCCTATGGCGGACCCACTTTAGCGCTTCAAACCATTAATAAGAATTTTGATACCACCATCACTGATTACGTCACCATTGATTTTAATGCGATGGTCTCCATGGTCAACGCCGTTGGCGGTGTTACCATTGATCTTAAAACCGAAGAAGAACTGGATTGGGTCAATCAATATCTGATGGATGTCAATGAAAAAGTAACGACGAGCTCCCCATTTCTAGAAAAAACTGGACCTCAGGTAGTCGATGGCTCCCAAGCTTTAGCCTATTGCCGTGTCCGCTATGTCGGCGATGGCGACTTTGATCGAACATTACGACAACGAACGGTATTTGAGCAGGTATTGTCAAAAGCCCTGGACTTGAACCTTCAGGATCAATATAATCTGGTCATGTCTACCCTACCTTATGTTCAAACATCCCTGAGTACCATGGAAATGATCAAATACGCTGCAAATTTGGCCTTAATGCCTTCAAAGGATATTGAACAAAGTCGATTCCCCACCGATGAACTCATTTCACTGGACAACCTTGATGGGGTATCCTATGTTGTTCCCAATACCTTAGTTGAAAACATCGAAGCTTTTTATAAATTTATTTATGAAACTGCCTACACGCCCTCTGACACAGCAACAGAAATCAGCGATGAAATTGAAACTTCGGTAAAAGGAGCATCGAGCGATTCGGGCTCGTATTAA
- a CDS encoding DUF6056 family protein, with amino-acid sequence MILAVIRSKIFKLTHWEYFPMLILAFFILLFHLFVSPSGDDITYGTVFYKEPVLTFICGAYNSWSSRIIIMPVAAFFAGNSFGLFSIINVLVYFLLSFMISKLFVYDNNLKTNWVIVFLLACVPFVSMMTTAGWVVTSIHYLWPLTFSLVAIYPIKKIFFRERIRGYEYPLYIVATLFGMNMEIVAAILVTIYLVFAIYFIYKKSLNWYLIIMAIVLLGNIAFIFLCPGNGVREVSEIVANFPEYSTFEFIQKLTVSATSHVFSIDQNFINIVVLAMAWLFCWNKYKSWLPRIIGISPFIFCVLINIFRIIVLSPKFDCLFCLLTGNTIDDWVTFTGITTGYLGFNHYLLLIFMSSFVVSLFLITYLLFKDSNKLGIAVLVMGASIMSRVVMGFSPTVYESGARTFLFQYVAMVIFGLLMYQEFNSLLTPVNQKKLFVVMGFMAVCGYLESFFKLI; translated from the coding sequence ATGATATTAGCTGTGATTCGATCAAAAATATTCAAATTGACGCATTGGGAATATTTCCCAATGCTGATTTTGGCTTTTTTCATTCTGCTATTTCATCTTTTTGTTAGCCCCTCTGGAGATGACATTACTTACGGGACCGTTTTTTACAAAGAACCTGTGCTGACTTTTATTTGTGGTGCTTACAATAGTTGGAGTTCGCGAATTATTATTATGCCCGTCGCAGCATTCTTTGCCGGGAATTCATTCGGGCTTTTTTCAATTATAAACGTCCTTGTTTACTTTCTATTATCTTTCATGATCTCTAAACTCTTTGTTTATGACAATAATCTCAAAACCAATTGGGTAATTGTTTTTCTGTTAGCCTGCGTTCCCTTTGTTTCAATGATGACAACCGCCGGATGGGTGGTAACCAGCATTCATTATTTATGGCCCCTGACCTTTAGTTTAGTGGCAATTTATCCGATTAAAAAGATTTTCTTTAGGGAAAGAATTCGAGGGTATGAATATCCTCTGTATATTGTGGCGACCCTGTTCGGAATGAACATGGAAATCGTTGCCGCTATCTTAGTAACGATTTATCTTGTTTTTGCCATATATTTTATCTATAAAAAATCACTTAACTGGTATCTGATCATCATGGCTATTGTTTTGCTGGGGAACATTGCTTTTATTTTTTTATGCCCGGGGAATGGGGTTCGGGAAGTATCCGAAATTGTCGCCAACTTTCCGGAGTATAGCACCTTTGAGTTTATCCAGAAACTGACTGTTTCAGCCACTTCTCACGTGTTCAGTATTGATCAGAACTTCATTAATATTGTGGTCTTGGCGATGGCTTGGCTTTTTTGTTGGAATAAATACAAGTCGTGGTTACCAAGAATAATTGGGATTAGTCCATTTATTTTTTGTGTTCTGATCAATATATTTCGGATTATTGTCTTAAGCCCTAAATTTGATTGTTTGTTTTGCTTATTAACAGGAAATACGATTGACGACTGGGTTACCTTTACTGGAATCACGACTGGTTATTTAGGATTTAATCATTATCTGTTACTCATTTTTATGAGTTCTTTTGTTGTTTCGCTTTTTCTGATAACATACCTTTTGTTCAAGGATTCAAATAAGCTGGGAATTGCGGTTCTGGTAATGGGGGCTTCAATTATGTCCCGAGTTGTGATGGGTTTTTCACCCACTGTTTATGAATCAGGTGCGCGGACGTTTTTATTTCAGTATGTCGCAATGGTTATCTTTGGATTGCTTATGTATCAGGAATTTAACTCACTACTTACCCCTGTTAATCAGAAGAAGCTCTTTGTTGTTATGGGATTTATGGCAGTCTGTGGTTATTTGGAATCTTTTTTTAAATTAATTTAA
- a CDS encoding DUF6056 family protein, giving the protein MDNDHFVRKSSNQLIENLLKSKRTNRILFFAVLVLTFFYMLFLNLKTPLIADDFVYTFIFGTSTPVTSISDIITSQTTYYLTWGGRVIAETLTQLFMFLGKDIFNIANSVCYIVFCLAVYFLAVGRKIRFELILLTTILIWFFTPMFGQTVMWLTGSCNYLWCGTIILLALLPFRLYEEKQTKILKSIWFAIIMAPLFFLSGITNENTAGAMILIMLMFCLVYYKRKIDIPAFAFTGLFFSICGFLCMIFAPGNGLRATNESAVSEVTMMVGSNPIITRLSYFAYNLYALMPLVLLAAIAFVLLKNEKTQKEIVVFGIFVLAAVAAMFVMLAPPKFPPRAMFGLAAFLIIAIVYALSQLKLNQKRIRKFILIPGCCLLVFYVMSLGYVGVDAMTVNKQYLARVQMIQEQKSEALIQVPEIVPLSSHNGMYGLKDVQMDPNHWVNRALADYFGVPNIILKP; this is encoded by the coding sequence ATGGATAATGACCATTTTGTTAGGAAAAGTTCAAATCAATTGATTGAGAATTTGTTGAAATCGAAGAGAACAAATCGAATTCTTTTTTTTGCGGTGTTGGTGTTAACATTTTTTTATATGTTGTTTTTAAATCTGAAAACGCCATTGATCGCAGATGATTTTGTGTATACATTTATCTTTGGTACTTCGACGCCAGTAACGAGCATCAGTGATATCATTACTTCTCAAACCACCTATTATCTGACTTGGGGTGGTCGCGTCATAGCTGAAACACTTACTCAGCTGTTTATGTTCTTAGGAAAAGATATTTTTAATATTGCCAATAGTGTTTGTTATATTGTTTTTTGTTTGGCGGTGTATTTTTTGGCAGTCGGGCGAAAAATTCGCTTTGAATTAATATTATTGACAACAATTTTGATTTGGTTTTTCACCCCAATGTTTGGCCAAACCGTTATGTGGTTAACCGGTTCCTGCAATTATTTATGGTGTGGAACAATCATTTTATTGGCACTCTTACCGTTTCGACTGTACGAAGAAAAACAAACAAAAATACTAAAAAGTATTTGGTTTGCAATAATTATGGCGCCCTTGTTTTTTTTAAGCGGTATCACGAATGAGAACACAGCAGGAGCGATGATCTTAATTATGCTCATGTTTTGTTTGGTTTACTATAAACGAAAAATTGATATTCCGGCATTTGCATTTACTGGCTTGTTTTTCTCAATCTGTGGCTTCCTCTGCATGATTTTTGCACCAGGAAATGGACTGCGGGCGACCAATGAATCGGCTGTCTCAGAAGTAACAATGATGGTGGGATCAAACCCGATTATTACCCGGCTTTCATATTTTGCTTATAATCTTTATGCGCTGATGCCATTGGTTCTTTTAGCTGCCATCGCATTTGTGTTGTTAAAAAATGAAAAAACGCAAAAAGAAATAGTCGTCTTTGGAATTTTTGTGCTGGCAGCAGTGGCAGCCATGTTTGTCATGCTGGCGCCTCCTAAATTTCCGCCTCGGGCGATGTTTGGTTTGGCAGCATTTTTAATCATTGCGATCGTTTATGCGTTAAGTCAGTTGAAATTAAATCAGAAACGGATTAGAAAATTTATTTTAATACCAGGATGTTGTCTGCTTGTATTCTATGTAATGTCCTTGGGATATGTAGGCGTTGACGCCATGACAGTCAACAAACAATATCTGGCTCGCGTTCAAATGATTCAAGAACAGAAAAGCGAAGCGCTCATTCAGGTGCCGGAGATTGTGCCTTTGTCCAGTCATAATGGTATGTATGGATTGAAGGATGTGCAAATGGATCCAAATCATTGGGTAAACCGAGCCTTAGCAGATTATTTCGGGGTTCCTAATATCATCTTGAAACCTTAG
- a CDS encoding EamA family transporter, translated as MINNEWFYYVLYLFSVLVASLSQVILKKSAMIHYETRLREYLNPYVIGAYFFFFGSSLLTTFAYRGVPLTIGPVLESTGYIYVGILGMLILKEKLSRRKIIGNLLIVGGIFVYAFI; from the coding sequence ATGATAAATAATGAATGGTTTTACTATGTCTTATATCTATTTTCTGTTTTAGTGGCGTCTCTTTCTCAGGTTATTTTAAAGAAGAGTGCCATGATTCACTATGAAACCCGATTAAGAGAATATTTAAATCCTTATGTAATTGGGGCATATTTCTTTTTCTTTGGCTCTTCGCTTTTAACGACCTTCGCCTATCGCGGTGTCCCATTGACGATCGGACCGGTGTTGGAATCCACCGGCTATATTTATGTTGGAATCTTGGGGATGCTTATTTTGAAAGAGAAATTAAGCCGGCGTAAGATTATTGGAAACCTATTAATTGTCGGTGGTATATTTGTTTATGCTTTTATTTAA